A genomic window from Massilia sp. METH4 includes:
- a CDS encoding glycoside hydrolase family 43 protein, translating into MADNKETLDRVEQLKGSAISQPLVTHLYTADPSAHVFDGRIYIYPSHDIEAGIPFNDNGDHFAMEDYHVFSMDRPDGEVTDHGVALHVKDVPWAARQMWAPDAARKDGKYYLYFPAKRADGIFQIGVAVSGSPTGPFTPEAAPIEGSYSIDPCVFEDGGEHYMYFGGIWGGQLQKYRDNRFDAGNEEPADHEPALTARVARLSADMKQFAEAPRPVVILDEDGKELLAGDHDRRYFEGPWMHKYDGKYYFSYSTGDTHFLCYATADNPYGPFTYQGKILTPVIGWTTHHSIVEVDGRWFLFYHDSSLSGGVTHLRSVKVAELRYDDEGKIVTLYPYGEANQDVDIA; encoded by the coding sequence ATGGCAGACAATAAGGAAACCCTGGACCGCGTGGAACAGCTGAAAGGCAGCGCGATCTCGCAACCGCTCGTCACGCACCTCTACACGGCCGACCCGTCGGCCCACGTGTTCGACGGCCGCATCTATATCTACCCGTCGCACGATATCGAGGCGGGCATTCCCTTCAACGACAACGGCGACCATTTCGCCATGGAGGACTACCACGTCTTCTCGATGGACCGGCCCGATGGCGAGGTGACGGACCACGGCGTGGCGCTGCACGTGAAGGACGTGCCGTGGGCGGCGCGCCAGATGTGGGCGCCGGACGCTGCCCGCAAGGACGGCAAGTACTACCTGTACTTCCCCGCCAAGCGCGCCGACGGCATCTTCCAGATCGGCGTGGCGGTATCAGGCAGCCCGACCGGCCCGTTCACGCCGGAAGCAGCGCCGATCGAGGGTTCCTACTCGATCGACCCGTGCGTGTTCGAGGATGGGGGCGAACACTATATGTACTTCGGCGGCATCTGGGGCGGCCAGTTGCAGAAGTACCGCGACAACCGCTTCGACGCGGGCAATGAGGAACCGGCCGACCATGAACCGGCGCTGACCGCGCGCGTGGCGCGCCTCTCGGCGGACATGAAGCAGTTCGCCGAAGCGCCCCGCCCCGTCGTCATCCTCGACGAAGACGGCAAGGAACTGCTGGCCGGCGACCACGACCGCCGCTACTTCGAAGGGCCGTGGATGCACAAGTACGACGGCAAGTACTACTTCTCGTACTCCACCGGCGACACGCACTTCCTGTGCTACGCAACCGCCGACAATCCCTATGGCCCGTTCACGTACCAGGGCAAGATCCTCACGCCGGTGATCGGCTGGACCACGCACCACTCGATCGTGGAAGTCGATGGCCGCTGGTTCCTGTTCTACCACGACAGCAGCCTGTCCGGCGGGGTCACGCACCTGCGCTCGGTGAAGGTAGCGGAGCTGCGCTATGACGACGAAGGGAAGATCGTCACGCTGTATCCGTATGGGGAAGCGAACCAGGACGTCGATATCGCCTGA
- a CDS encoding PEP-CTERM sorting domain-containing protein: MSPSSKLCSRTGLPFNAMMLAVALASPALASAASFTIATGSTTAQTLGPGSGQVGVVGAAGSLTVGGSAVALAVTGDSATLNNLGTIAQTGSGRAVRASGAVQEFVINNGSATNATALIRTADADVVQLNAPASSVTLNNYGSLVSLNASAGGAQAVDFNAVTGANTINNYAGGLLLANEADAVRPGANGVVFNAGTIRSVTATGASSDGIDGQEHSGIRVTNAATGLIDAGRHGITFEQKNANTASTLDLTNLAGGIVRGNDGSGINVDGFNGRQVVTIVNAGLISGNGVTGDGDGVDVDGLVNIVNSGTIRSLNAVEASGTAFSEGISAGGGTIVNTGTIEGLVAAGNANAVGRGITLAGNDIENGPLAGTREGLYGNAAIVNHAGGVIRGQGDSAIAVTGGAASGYTVAIDNRAGGTIRGGGSASAAIVTNADDAFITNAGTIDGASSGRAIAFGGGDDTLLISGGNAVVLGSVDGGGGTNAFVTDAGAGNAFAYAGAIANFARVELKSGTLTLSGAGVTGANTALVLAGGTLDLTGAAAQTFASLSLADSSAIVLGGGALTFNGLGAIAGGETLAITHEGGGYTLRFLGDYVGDAAFMQLMGATTIDSLAVTYGFDGTYTNVSAVPEPGMAGMMLGGLGILAAVARRRKSLVA; this comes from the coding sequence ATGTCCCCTTCCTCGAAACTTTGCAGCCGTACCGGCCTGCCGTTCAACGCCATGATGCTGGCCGTCGCGCTGGCGAGCCCCGCGCTGGCGAGCGCCGCCTCGTTTACCATCGCAACGGGCAGCACCACGGCGCAGACACTGGGCCCCGGCAGCGGCCAGGTGGGCGTGGTGGGAGCGGCGGGCTCGCTGACGGTCGGCGGCTCCGCAGTGGCCTTGGCCGTGACCGGCGATAGCGCCACGCTGAACAACCTGGGCACGATCGCGCAAACCGGTAGCGGCCGTGCCGTGCGCGCCAGCGGCGCCGTGCAGGAGTTCGTGATCAACAACGGCAGCGCGACGAATGCCACGGCGCTGATCCGTACCGCGGATGCGGACGTAGTGCAGCTCAATGCGCCCGCTTCCTCCGTTACGCTGAACAATTACGGCTCGCTGGTCTCGCTGAACGCCTCGGCGGGCGGCGCGCAGGCCGTCGACTTCAACGCCGTCACGGGCGCGAACACGATCAACAACTACGCGGGCGGCCTGCTGCTGGCCAACGAGGCCGATGCCGTGCGCCCCGGTGCAAATGGCGTGGTGTTCAACGCCGGCACGATCCGCTCGGTGACGGCGACGGGAGCCAGCAGCGACGGCATCGATGGCCAGGAGCACAGCGGCATCCGCGTCACCAATGCGGCGACGGGGCTGATCGATGCGGGCCGGCATGGCATCACGTTCGAGCAGAAGAACGCCAACACCGCTTCGACGCTGGACCTGACGAACCTGGCCGGCGGCATCGTGCGCGGCAACGACGGCTCGGGCATCAATGTGGACGGCTTCAACGGCCGGCAAGTGGTCACGATCGTCAACGCCGGGCTGATTTCCGGGAATGGCGTGACTGGTGACGGCGACGGCGTCGACGTCGACGGCCTGGTGAACATCGTCAACAGCGGCACGATCCGTTCCCTGAACGCGGTGGAAGCGTCCGGCACGGCCTTCAGCGAGGGTATCTCGGCGGGCGGTGGCACCATCGTCAACACGGGCACCATCGAAGGGCTGGTCGCTGCCGGCAACGCGAACGCGGTGGGCCGCGGCATCACGCTGGCCGGCAACGATATCGAGAACGGCCCGCTGGCCGGCACGCGCGAAGGCCTGTATGGCAACGCGGCGATCGTCAATCACGCCGGCGGCGTGATCCGCGGGCAAGGCGATTCGGCCATCGCTGTCACCGGCGGCGCGGCCAGCGGCTACACGGTCGCCATCGACAACCGGGCCGGCGGCACGATCCGCGGCGGCGGTTCGGCGAGCGCGGCAATCGTCACCAATGCCGACGACGCCTTCATCACGAATGCCGGCACCATCGACGGGGCCAGCAGCGGCCGCGCCATCGCCTTCGGCGGCGGCGACGACACGCTGTTGATCAGTGGCGGCAATGCCGTGGTGCTGGGGAGCGTCGATGGCGGCGGCGGCACCAATGCGTTCGTGACCGATGCGGGCGCCGGCAACGCCTTTGCCTACGCCGGCGCGATCGCGAACTTTGCGCGCGTCGAACTCAAGAGCGGAACGCTGACCCTGAGTGGCGCGGGCGTGACCGGCGCGAATACGGCGCTGGTGCTGGCCGGCGGCACGCTGGACTTGACCGGCGCGGCCGCGCAGACCTTCGCCAGCCTGTCGCTGGCCGACAGCTCGGCCATCGTGCTCGGCGGCGGCGCCCTGACGTTCAATGGGCTGGGCGCGATTGCCGGCGGCGAGACGCTGGCCATCACGCACGAAGGCGGCGGCTATACGCTGCGCTTCCTGGGTGACTACGTGGGAGATGCGGCCTTCATGCAATTGATGGGCGCGACGACGATCGACAGCCTGGCGGTCACGTACGGCTTCGATGGCACGTACACGAATGTGAGCGCGGTGCCGGAGCCGGGGATGGCGGGGATGATGCTGGGCGGGCTGGGGATCCTGGCCGCGGTGGCGCGGCGGAGGAAATCCCTGGTGGCTTGA
- a CDS encoding DUF1801 domain-containing protein: MADKRSARPPAPATDPAQPVLLSGGNPQIPKGDGDGPVQAYIAAMPGWKSAVGKQLDTLIERTVPGVRKAVKWNSPLYGVDGRSFFLGYHCFARYIKVSFFQGASLDPLPPVASKSPGVRYYHIHEDDALDEALLAAWIRQAAALPGWVP, from the coding sequence ATGGCTGATAAACGATCTGCAAGGCCGCCAGCGCCGGCCACCGATCCGGCGCAGCCCGTGTTGCTTTCCGGTGGCAATCCACAGATCCCGAAGGGCGACGGCGACGGCCCCGTGCAAGCCTACATCGCCGCGATGCCCGGCTGGAAAAGCGCGGTCGGCAAGCAACTCGATACGCTGATCGAGCGCACCGTGCCCGGCGTGCGCAAGGCGGTGAAATGGAACTCGCCGCTGTATGGCGTCGACGGCCGCAGTTTCTTCCTCGGGTATCACTGCTTCGCGCGCTATATCAAGGTGTCGTTCTTCCAGGGGGCGTCGCTGGACCCGCTGCCGCCGGTGGCGTCGAAGAGCCCGGGCGTGCGGTATTACCACATCCACGAGGACGATGCGCTGGACGAAGCCTTGCTGGCCGCGTGGATACGCCAGGCAGCGGCCTTGCCGGGCTGGGTGCCATAG
- a CDS encoding SMI1/KNR4 family protein: MTVTLPDDLKHFIAEYGLFEGFTRNDSPGYVELWAIMDIPQENKAIEMDVYAPGFLAFAGNGGGEVFAFDANGAVYMISLIGMEAEQAIKIAHSFAEFAGTFELDAE; the protein is encoded by the coding sequence ATGACTGTCACCCTCCCAGACGATTTGAAACACTTCATTGCCGAGTACGGATTGTTCGAAGGGTTCACCCGTAACGATAGTCCAGGCTATGTCGAACTTTGGGCCATTATGGACATCCCCCAGGAAAACAAAGCAATCGAAATGGACGTCTACGCGCCTGGTTTCCTTGCCTTTGCAGGAAATGGTGGTGGTGAGGTATTCGCCTTCGATGCAAATGGTGCTGTCTACATGATCTCGTTGATCGGCATGGAAGCGGAGCAGGCCATCAAAATTGCTCACTCGTTCGCCGAGTTCGCCGGAACGTTCGAACTGGACGCTGAATGA
- the dmeF gene encoding CDF family Co(II)/Ni(II) efflux transporter DmeF, with translation MQDLTHHPRGHKLAHDHVYDSSSHAAERGTRLVMWITAAMMVVEIAAGWWFNSMALLADGWHMSSHALAIGLSAFAYAAARKYARDPRFAFGTWKIEILAGHTSAVFLLGIAALMAIGSVERIFAPEPIHYQEAIVIAAIGLVVNIVCAVILGGAHHHHGHDHGHHHHGHDHGHHHHHDLNLKAAYVHVIADAATSALAIGALAGGWAFGWSWLDPAMGIVGAVLVAVWAKNLIVETGKVLLDREMDAPVVQEIREVVAEAGRAQLTDLHVWRVGKEFYSCALTVVTDDPALTPARLREMLSIHEEIVHSTIEVHHGR, from the coding sequence ATGCAAGACCTGACCCATCACCCGCGCGGCCACAAGCTGGCGCACGACCACGTTTACGATTCCAGCAGCCATGCGGCGGAACGGGGCACCCGGCTCGTCATGTGGATCACCGCCGCCATGATGGTCGTCGAGATCGCCGCGGGCTGGTGGTTCAACTCGATGGCGCTGCTGGCCGACGGCTGGCACATGAGTTCCCACGCGCTGGCGATCGGCCTTTCCGCCTTCGCCTACGCGGCGGCGCGCAAGTATGCGCGCGATCCGCGGTTCGCCTTCGGCACGTGGAAGATCGAGATCCTGGCCGGCCACACGAGCGCGGTGTTCCTGCTGGGGATCGCGGCGCTGATGGCGATCGGTTCGGTCGAGCGCATCTTCGCGCCGGAACCGATCCATTACCAGGAGGCGATCGTGATCGCCGCGATCGGCCTCGTCGTCAACATCGTGTGTGCCGTCATCCTGGGCGGCGCCCACCATCACCACGGCCATGACCACGGCCACCATCATCATGGGCACGATCACGGCCATCACCATCACCACGACCTGAACCTGAAGGCCGCCTATGTGCACGTGATCGCGGATGCCGCGACCTCCGCGCTGGCAATCGGCGCGCTGGCAGGCGGTTGGGCCTTCGGCTGGTCGTGGCTCGACCCGGCCATGGGCATCGTGGGCGCCGTGCTGGTGGCCGTGTGGGCGAAGAACCTGATCGTCGAGACGGGCAAGGTATTGCTCGACCGGGAGATGGATGCGCCCGTGGTTCAGGAGATCCGCGAAGTGGTGGCCGAAGCGGGGCGTGCGCAGCTTACCGACCTGCACGTCTGGCGCGTTGGCAAGGAGTTCTATTCATGCGCGCTGACGGTGGTGACCGACGACCCGGCGCTCACGCCTGCCCGGCTGCGGGAAATGTTGAGCATTCATGAAGAGATCGTGCACTCCACGATCGAAGTGCACCACGGCCGATAG
- a CDS encoding DUF1289 domain-containing protein, giving the protein MAVKSPCIELCRFDGKTGFCTGCMRTLAEAREWKKMTDHRKHQVINDRARRERKLATP; this is encoded by the coding sequence ATGGCTGTGAAATCCCCCTGCATCGAACTGTGCCGCTTCGACGGCAAGACCGGCTTCTGCACCGGCTGCATGCGCACCCTTGCCGAGGCGCGCGAGTGGAAGAAGATGACCGACCACCGCAAGCACCAGGTCATCAACGACCGCGCCCGGCGCGAACGCAAGCTGGCCACGCCCTGA
- a CDS encoding metal/formaldehyde-sensitive transcriptional repressor yields the protein MSHTAKEKAKLLARVRRLRGQVEAVERALEAEAGCAEVLHLLAASRGAMNGLVAEIIGDHVREHVAAHDLSETARAEGAGQLLEVIRTYMK from the coding sequence TTGTCCCACACCGCGAAAGAAAAAGCGAAGCTGCTGGCCCGCGTGCGGCGCCTGCGCGGCCAGGTCGAGGCCGTCGAGCGCGCCCTCGAGGCGGAAGCCGGCTGCGCCGAGGTGCTGCACCTCCTGGCCGCCAGCCGCGGCGCGATGAACGGGCTGGTGGCCGAGATCATCGGCGACCACGTGCGCGAGCACGTCGCGGCACACGACCTGTCCGAGACCGCCCGTGCCGAGGGCGCCGGGCAATTGCTGGAAGTGATCCGCACGTATATGAAGTAG
- a CDS encoding LysR family transcriptional regulator, translating into MDTELSSYLDAFLAAADERGFSAAARRLGVTPAAVSKSVARLEARLGVRLFQRSTRSLALTTDGARLYDQVRQPWSEIGDALAGLRQGAGKPAGTLKVSLAYGVGHRYFVPLIDEFVRRFPAVLPDLHFDNRQVDLVAEGYDVAIGGGIELSEAVIARELAQVAIVLAAAPAYLRDYPAPATPADLARHRGVLRRALGSGRLLPWRLRNAAGDEAMAAVRATAVLDDPDAMARAAAYGMGIALLPLPHALPLLDSGDLVRVLPDWHAPPRPLSIYYSSRRLVPAKVRAFVDFIVAQFRTGPLRGRFESA; encoded by the coding sequence GTGGATACCGAACTGAGCAGCTACCTGGACGCCTTCCTGGCCGCCGCCGACGAGCGCGGCTTTTCCGCCGCCGCGCGGCGCCTCGGGGTCACGCCGGCGGCGGTAAGCAAGAGCGTGGCGCGCCTGGAAGCGCGGCTCGGGGTGCGCCTGTTCCAGCGCAGCACGCGCAGCCTTGCGCTGACCACCGATGGCGCGCGCCTGTATGACCAGGTGCGCCAGCCGTGGAGCGAGATCGGCGATGCGCTCGCCGGGCTGCGCCAGGGGGCCGGCAAGCCGGCCGGCACGCTGAAGGTGTCGCTCGCCTACGGGGTGGGGCACCGCTACTTCGTGCCCCTAATCGATGAATTCGTGCGGCGTTTTCCCGCCGTGCTGCCCGACCTGCACTTCGACAACCGCCAGGTCGACCTGGTGGCCGAAGGCTACGATGTGGCGATCGGTGGCGGCATCGAGCTGAGCGAGGCGGTGATCGCGCGCGAACTGGCGCAGGTGGCCATTGTGCTGGCCGCCGCGCCAGCCTATCTGCGCGACTATCCGGCACCAGCCACGCCCGCCGACCTGGCCCGGCACCGTGGCGTGTTGCGACGTGCGCTGGGGTCGGGCCGGCTCCTTCCCTGGCGCCTGCGCAACGCCGCCGGCGATGAAGCGATGGCCGCCGTGCGCGCGACGGCCGTGCTGGACGATCCGGATGCCATGGCGCGTGCCGCCGCGTACGGCATGGGCATCGCGCTGCTGCCGCTGCCGCACGCGCTGCCGCTGCTCGATAGCGGCGACCTGGTGCGCGTGCTGCCGGACTGGCACGCGCCGCCACGCCCCCTGTCCATCTATTACTCGAGCCGCCGGCTGGTGCCGGCAAAGGTGCGCGCGTTCGTCGACTTCATCGTCGCGCAGTTCCGCACCGGACCTCTCCGAGGCCGCTTCGAAAGCGCCTGA
- a CDS encoding SDR family oxidoreductase, producing MHKVLQGKIAFINGGSRGIGAATARRLARDGARVAIGYAASEAAAGALAADIEGAGGTALAIHADATDAAALARAVDAVAERFGRLDILVNSAGVFQAAGVEEFTLEDFDRTLAVNVRAVFVAAKAAARHMREGGRIINVSSNVALRVPFAGFAPYAMSKSALTGLAKGLARDLGPRGITVNNVQPGPIDTDMNPATSAFAETLHGMMALQRHGQPDEVAALIAWLAGPEAAFVTGADLLIDGGFAA from the coding sequence ATGCACAAGGTATTACAGGGGAAAATTGCCTTCATCAACGGCGGTTCGCGCGGCATCGGCGCCGCCACCGCACGCCGGCTGGCGCGGGACGGGGCGCGCGTGGCGATCGGCTATGCAGCGTCCGAGGCGGCCGCCGGGGCATTGGCCGCCGACATCGAGGGCGCCGGCGGCACCGCGCTGGCGATCCATGCGGATGCCACCGATGCGGCAGCGCTGGCACGCGCGGTCGATGCCGTGGCCGAAAGGTTCGGGCGCCTCGATATCCTGGTCAACAGCGCCGGCGTGTTCCAGGCGGCCGGCGTGGAGGAATTCACGCTCGAGGATTTCGACCGGACACTAGCGGTCAATGTGCGCGCCGTATTCGTCGCCGCGAAGGCCGCGGCGCGGCACATGCGCGAGGGCGGACGCATCATCAACGTCAGCAGCAACGTCGCGCTGCGCGTGCCGTTCGCCGGTTTCGCGCCCTACGCGATGAGCAAGTCGGCGTTGACCGGCCTGGCCAAGGGCCTGGCGCGCGACCTGGGGCCGCGCGGCATTACCGTCAACAATGTGCAGCCGGGGCCGATCGATACCGACATGAATCCCGCCACCAGCGCTTTTGCGGAAACGCTGCACGGCATGATGGCGCTGCAGCGGCACGGCCAGCCGGACGAGGTGGCCGCGCTGATCGCATGGCTGGCCGGCCCGGAAGCGGCCTTCGTCACCGGCGCCGACCTGCTGATCGACGGCGGTTTCGCGGCCTAG
- a CDS encoding glycoside hydrolase family 2 TIM barrel-domain containing protein, whose amino-acid sequence MTTFRNLAFCSPNFAPRHLARTTLATTLAITLALAANAHAATASLNDAWQFYRDEARTIAGAEQVPAGAWSTVNLPHAAKIEPRVPTAPWQGTVFYKKTFDAALQPGERAILRFEAVMNVADVWLNGKHLGQHLGGYLPFAFDVTELLKAGEKNEVIVRANNEDNAITGPKPLKDLDYIQHGGMYRGVSLITKPAVHITDEMLAATPAGGGVFVTFPQVDKAQATVQVKSEVRNTSKTARTVTVRNTLAWQGKEIARSEQKVTLKADERRHVTMPLKVAQPNLWSPQAPNLHELVTAVVGEGAGDAVKTRIGIRRLAFDRNHKLLLNGEPLQLRGVNRHQEYPHVGYALSPQAEYRDALLIKKYGFDYIRLSHYPQSPAFMDAADELGLLVIPGVPGWQFFNKDPAFAKQVIKTCEDMIRRDRNHASVLAWECSLNETAMPDAFVDTLHKTVHKEYPGEGVYSVGWLPRAYDIYMQARQHRIGDKHPLPRKPLIVSEYGDWEYYAMNAGFNQGAWADLKPADRSSRQLLGQGEKHLLQQATNVAEAHDDNFNTPAFADGYWVMFDYTRGYAPDLEASGVMSIDRLPKFAAEFFRSQRDANQASAPWGGGPMVFIASYWTPESSPRVRVYTNAEEVELRLNGKTVARQKAAPSRTHPNLKHPPVEFDTGRFEAGELAAIAYTGGKPVAEHKVRTPGEPVKLDVALDDMGVPPTVGDLLFARARFVDANGTTVPTNGQAVTFTADPGYEVIHSPQATSEAGIASVLVRVVQPNGTLSAGAGKLQGALAPR is encoded by the coding sequence ATGACCACTTTCCGCAACCTCGCATTTTGCTCCCCCAATTTCGCCCCGCGCCACCTGGCGCGCACGACGCTGGCCACGACGTTGGCAATCACGCTGGCGCTCGCAGCCAATGCCCACGCCGCCACCGCCAGCCTGAACGACGCCTGGCAGTTTTATCGCGACGAAGCCAGGACCATCGCCGGCGCCGAGCAGGTGCCGGCCGGCGCCTGGTCCACCGTGAATCTGCCGCACGCCGCCAAGATCGAGCCGCGCGTGCCCACGGCGCCGTGGCAGGGTACCGTCTTCTACAAGAAAACCTTCGACGCGGCGCTGCAGCCGGGCGAGCGGGCGATCCTGCGGTTCGAGGCGGTCATGAACGTGGCCGACGTCTGGCTGAACGGCAAGCACCTGGGCCAACACCTGGGCGGCTACCTGCCCTTCGCGTTCGACGTGACCGAGTTGTTGAAGGCGGGCGAAAAGAACGAAGTCATCGTTCGCGCGAACAACGAAGATAACGCTATCACCGGCCCCAAGCCGCTGAAGGACCTCGACTACATCCAGCATGGCGGCATGTACCGCGGCGTGAGCCTGATCACCAAGCCGGCCGTGCACATCACCGATGAAATGCTGGCGGCCACGCCGGCCGGCGGCGGCGTGTTCGTCACCTTCCCGCAGGTGGACAAGGCGCAGGCCACGGTTCAGGTGAAGAGCGAAGTCAGGAACACGTCAAAGACTGCGCGTACTGTCACGGTGCGCAACACGCTGGCGTGGCAGGGCAAGGAAATCGCCCGGTCCGAACAGAAGGTCACCCTGAAGGCGGACGAACGCCGCCACGTGACGATGCCGCTGAAGGTGGCCCAGCCGAACCTGTGGTCGCCGCAGGCGCCGAACCTGCACGAGCTCGTAACCGCTGTCGTCGGGGAAGGCGCCGGCGACGCCGTGAAAACCCGCATCGGCATCCGCCGTTTGGCCTTCGACAGGAACCACAAGCTGCTGCTGAACGGCGAGCCGCTGCAGCTGCGCGGCGTGAATCGCCACCAGGAATACCCGCACGTCGGCTACGCGCTGTCCCCGCAGGCCGAGTACCGCGACGCGCTGTTGATCAAGAAGTACGGCTTCGACTACATCCGTCTTTCGCACTACCCGCAGTCGCCCGCGTTCATGGACGCGGCCGATGAACTGGGCCTGCTGGTCATCCCGGGGGTGCCGGGCTGGCAGTTCTTCAACAAGGACCCGGCATTCGCGAAGCAGGTGATCAAGACCTGCGAGGACATGATCCGCCGCGACCGCAACCACGCCAGCGTGCTGGCCTGGGAATGCTCGCTGAACGAAACGGCCATGCCGGACGCCTTCGTCGACACGCTGCACAAGACCGTGCACAAGGAATATCCGGGCGAGGGCGTGTATTCGGTGGGCTGGCTGCCCCGTGCCTACGACATCTACATGCAGGCGCGCCAGCACCGGATCGGCGACAAGCATCCGCTGCCACGCAAGCCGCTGATCGTCTCCGAATACGGCGACTGGGAATACTACGCGATGAACGCGGGCTTCAACCAGGGCGCCTGGGCCGACCTGAAGCCGGCCGACCGATCCAGCCGCCAGCTGCTGGGGCAGGGCGAAAAGCACCTGCTGCAGCAGGCCACCAACGTGGCCGAGGCGCACGACGACAATTTCAACACCCCGGCCTTCGCCGACGGCTACTGGGTGATGTTCGACTACACGCGCGGCTATGCGCCGGACCTGGAAGCTTCGGGCGTGATGAGCATCGACCGCCTCCCGAAGTTCGCGGCCGAGTTCTTCCGTTCTCAACGCGACGCGAACCAGGCTTCCGCGCCATGGGGCGGCGGCCCGATGGTCTTCATCGCCAGTTACTGGACGCCCGAATCGTCGCCACGCGTGCGCGTGTACACGAACGCCGAGGAAGTGGAACTGCGCCTGAACGGCAAGACGGTGGCGCGGCAAAAGGCTGCGCCGTCGCGCACGCATCCGAACCTGAAGCACCCGCCGGTGGAATTCGATACCGGCCGCTTCGAGGCCGGCGAACTGGCCGCCATCGCCTACACGGGCGGCAAGCCCGTGGCCGAGCACAAGGTGCGCACGCCGGGCGAGCCGGTGAAGCTGGACGTGGCGCTGGACGACATGGGCGTGCCCCCAACCGTGGGCGACCTGCTGTTCGCGCGCGCCCGCTTCGTGGACGCCAACGGCACCACGGTGCCCACCAACGGCCAGGCCGTCACCTTCACGGCCGATCCGGGCTATGAAGTGATTCACAGTCCGCAGGCCACGTCCGAAGCGGGCATCGCCAGCGTGCTGGTGCGCGTGGTGCAGCCGAACGGTACGCTGTCGGCCGGCGCCGGCAAGTTGCAGGGCGCGCTGGCGCCCCGTTGA
- a CDS encoding lipoprotein, protein MRKTLLFITLAFGLAGCKNLPRDDTRSCDKLMDWNDRKACKEKVAAEQRDWEKRDKK, encoded by the coding sequence GTGCGCAAGACCCTGCTGTTCATCACCCTCGCGTTCGGCCTGGCCGGCTGCAAAAACCTGCCGCGCGACGATACCCGTTCCTGCGACAAGCTGATGGACTGGAACGACCGCAAGGCGTGCAAGGAAAAGGTGGCGGCCGAACAAAGGGATTGGGAGAAGCGCGACAAGAAATAA
- a CDS encoding family 43 glycosylhydrolase — MHYLAAALLALALPAATQAGQPIAQRFNADPSPHYFTTQHGGKFYLYATDDASNSGKYWDSTSWRLYTSPDMKTWTDTGIPLDVTVFKWARADAKAWAPEAVQRNGRYYFYAPVGGDKIGVAISDRPDGGFADARGTPLVDKARDANAGDEPIDPAVFVDKDGQAYLYFGTRVPKVVKLKADMISLDGPILDVALEDLPPSDPKKKYGEAPFLHERKGTYYFTFSTGWPGQIVYATGSSPLGPFAYRGVVLDYLKISTNHQAIVEHGGKSWLFYHDSLLPGGGSHRRSIAIAPLEYESDGRIRQVPLHAR; from the coding sequence ATGCACTATCTCGCCGCGGCGCTGCTCGCGCTCGCCCTCCCCGCTGCTACCCAGGCCGGCCAGCCGATCGCGCAACGCTTCAATGCCGATCCCTCGCCCCACTACTTCACGACGCAGCACGGCGGCAAGTTCTACCTGTATGCAACCGACGACGCCAGCAACTCCGGGAAATACTGGGATTCCACGAGCTGGCGCCTGTACACGTCGCCGGACATGAAGACGTGGACGGACACCGGCATTCCGCTGGACGTGACCGTGTTCAAGTGGGCCCGCGCCGATGCGAAAGCGTGGGCGCCGGAAGCCGTCCAGCGCAATGGCAGGTATTACTTCTACGCGCCGGTGGGCGGCGACAAGATCGGCGTGGCCATCTCCGATCGCCCGGATGGCGGCTTCGCGGATGCGCGAGGCACGCCGCTGGTCGACAAGGCGCGCGACGCCAACGCGGGCGACGAGCCGATCGACCCCGCCGTGTTCGTCGACAAGGATGGCCAGGCTTACCTGTACTTCGGCACGCGCGTGCCGAAGGTGGTGAAGCTGAAGGCCGACATGATCTCGCTCGACGGGCCGATCCTCGATGTCGCGCTCGAGGACTTGCCGCCCTCCGACCCGAAGAAGAAATACGGCGAGGCGCCATTCCTGCACGAGCGCAAGGGCACGTACTACTTCACGTTTTCCACCGGCTGGCCGGGGCAGATCGTGTACGCCACCGGCTCGTCGCCGCTCGGGCCGTTCGCTTATCGGGGGGTGGTGCTCGATTACCTGAAGATTTCGACGAATCACCAGGCGATCGTCGAGCACGGTGGCAAGAGCTGGCTGTTCTATCACGACAGCCTGCTGCCGGGCGGGGGCAGCCATCGGCGGTCGATCGCGATCGCGCCACTGGAGTATGAGTCGGATGGGAGGATCCGGCAGGTGCCGCTGCACGCGAGATAG